DNA from Pseudomonas putida:
ACTGTCGAGTCCGTGTTGTCAGAGGTCTGGTAACTGCCGTTGACCCAGCTGTAGATCTGCGCGCCACCCAGGTCGAACTGGTAGGTGATCTCGCTCTCGGTGCGGGGGTTTTCCTGGTAGGCCTTGCCGGTGGGGCTGCTGTCGTTGGTGTCCACCGGGTCCATGATGCCCACCGCCACCCGCAGGCCGTCCATCACCGGGGTGCGGTAGGTGATCTGCGAGGTGGGGAACGGGTACGGGTAGCCGCTGCCGATGTTGCCGAACGAAACCCCGCCGCCATCCACCAGCCCCAGCGTGTCGCTGACCTGGCCATAACCGGCCAGCAGTTCGTCGAGCAGGATGTTGGAACGAGCGAACAGCCCGAAGTCCTTGCCGATCAGCACCTCGCCCCATTCGGGGTTGGCCACCGTGCCGTAGAACTGACGCACGTCGATGGCGGTGTCGGTGCCGTTGGTTTCACTGTCGTTGATGGTTACCCAGAACGAGGCACGCGCACCGAGCTTGAGGTCATCCACCTGCTTGCCCATGTTGAAGCCCAGGTAGTTGGGCAAGAAACCCATTTTCACCCGCGATTGGCGGCGGTCGAACTGTTCGCCCTCACGGTCGACCTTGCTGTTGACGTAGAAGGCGTTGATATAGCCATCGGTGGAAAACGTCGTCTGGTCCTTGTCGTACAGCATGATCTCGGCCTCGGCGACACCGCTCAGGCCCAGGGCAGAAACACTGGCAATGGCGGCGGCGAGGAAACGAGGCGGCAGGTGCTTATTGTTGTGCATGGCGCGCTCCAAACGGGGACTGGATGTCGGAGGCGATTATCAGAAGTGGGCAAATTGCCAGATACGCTGCTTTGGCGCGATTGGGTGGGTGCTTTGGAGCGGCGGGTATGGCGTGATGATTCGGACCCAGTACCTGCCTGGGCCGGGGCGCAAGACTTAGGGTGTACACATCAGTAGCAGGCGGGTATCAATACGCCTGAACGAACTGGGGGCCGCCTTGCGGCCCCCTTATCGCGTTACTTCAGGAAGCCAGCGCCTGCGAGCGTTGGCGCACGGGCATCTCATAACGGTGCGGTTGTTGCCAGGCCAGCCGCGCCTGCACATCGGCCGCCGCGTCTATCACCTTCTGCGCCCAGTTTTCATCCTTCGGGCACACCACCACCACGCGAAAACCGTGGTCGACGCCCTCCAGCCGCACACCTTCGGAATCATCGACATGCAGGTCGATGTCGAACGCCGATGGCAGCTTGGACGGCGAATTTTCCAGGCCTTTCTGCGCCAGGATGTGCTGGTGCCGGTCACTGTTGACCACGCCATCGACATGGATGCCGTACAGCATCAACCAGCGGCGGATGTAAGCCGGGGTGCGCCCCGACGAGGTGTAGATCCAGATGCTGCAGCCTTGGCGGCGCAGATCGCGAATCAGCGAACGGGTGCCGCTGCGCAGGGGCTCGCCGAGCCAGCGGTGGACGAAGGTTGGCAGCTTGCTGTCTTCGGCGGCGGCGTGCTCGGGCAGGCAGGCGAGCGTGTCGTCGATATCGAACGAAATGCGCACCTGGCCACGCTTGAGCTTGCGTTCGATGGCTTGGCGCCCGCGTGCGAACATGGATGACCGTTGCATCAGCGGCGCCCCTCACAGGCGGGCACGGGTGTGCCGCTCAGGAAGAACTTGCCGGGCTCAGGCGCCTTCGCTTCAAGGAAAGCGGCGTACTTTTTCTTGATCTTGGGGAGTTCGTACAAAGCCTTGACACCGTGTTTAGCGGAGTTGCGTATGACCGAGGACGGGTTGAAGTAACCCTCGGCGTTATCCAGCGACAGCACGAATGGCGGCAGCCCGGCACGCATCAGCAAGTAGCTGACGATGAGCGAACCGGTGCGGTTGTTGCCTTCGATGAACAGCTGCGGTTTGCTGAGGATACGTACATACACACCGGCTGCCCGCTTCCAGATCGAATCGCTGCGGTACGAGCAGTACCAGTTGTACAAATCCTTGATGCCACCTTCCACGTTGTTGAAAAAGTGCGCCTCGGTTGCGGCAAGGTGCGGGGCGAACTCCAGGCGGCGGGCCGGGTCGCTGCCGCACAGCACGGTGGCATTGATTTCCAGCATCAGGTTCAGCTGTTGCAGGTCGAAAAGGTCGATACCGCGAGCGACATAGTCGTCAATCAGGGCATAGCCTTCAAGCACATTCAGCAGCACCTCGTCGGTGAACGGGTCGCGCGGTTCGGTGAAATGCTGGCTGAGTTCTGCAAAGCGGCCCTGCACCTCGCGCAGTGCGCGCTCTACCGCTGACAGATCAAGACGACGCATCGCTCGCATTGGAAATCCTGGGTAACACTTTAACGGAAGGTAACGCGGCCAGGTGTTGCAACCTCCCTGGCTGCGACACCCGGCCACCTTGGGCATGCATGGCTCAGCTGAATTTGCCGCTGATGTAGTCGCTGGTCAGTTGTTCGCGCGGGTTCTGGAAAATCTGCGCGGTAGGGCCCATCTCGACCAGGTAGCCGGTGCGCGTGCCCTGGGAGATATCGACCGAGAAGAACGCCGTGGTGTCGGCCACACGAATCGCCTGCTGCATGTTGTGGGTCACCAGCGCGATGGTGTAGTCCTTCTTCAGCTCGACCATCAGCTCTTCCACCCGGCGGGTAGCGATCGGGTCGAGCGCCGAGCACGGCTCGTCCAGCAACAGCACTTCTGGCTCGGTGGCAATGGCACGGGCAATGCACAGGCGCTGTTGCTGGCCACCGGACAGCGACAGGCCGCTGACCTTGAGCTTGTCCTTCACTTCGTCCCACAGCGCGGCGCCTTGCAAGGCGTGCTTCACGCGATCACCCAAGTCGCCTTTGTAGCGGTTCAGGCGCAGGCCGAAGGCGACGTTGTCGAAGATGCTCATCGAGAACGGGTTGGGCTGCTGGAACACCATGCCGATGTAGCGGCGTACCACCACCGGGTCAACGCCCTTGCCATAAACGTCCTGGCCCAGGAAGTGCACATGGCCTTCGAAGCGGAAGCCCTTCACCAGGTCGTTCATGCGGTTCAGGCTACGCAGCACGGTACTCTTGCCGCAGCCCGACGGCCCGATGAAGCCGGTGATCTCGTTCTTGCGGATCGGTACATGGCTGTCACGCACGGCCATGAAATTGCCGTAGAAAATCTTGTCCAGCTTGCAGTCCATGACGATCGGGGTAGCTTCACTGACCATGGGAGCGGCTCTTTGCGCAGTGGATACGTTCAAGTTGGATGCTCCCTTTCTCAATACTTGGGCTTGCCGAAGACTCGGCTCAGAATGTTGATGACCAGCACGATCATTACCAGCACCAGCGAGGCCGCCCAGGCGAGCTCGAGCTGGTTGTCGAACGGCATGCCGGAGAAGTTGTAGATCAGCACGGCGAGCGAGGCCGTAGGGTTCATGACCGCCAGGCTACCGTCGTGGTAGATCCAGTAGTTACTGAACAGTGCGGTGAACAGCAGTGGCGCGGTTTCACCAGCGGCGCGGGCCACGGCCAGCATCACGCCGGTGAGGATGGCCGGCAGGCCGGTGGGAAAACAATCTTCCAGATCACCTGGGCGCGGGTGCAGCCCATGCCGTAGGCAGCGTCCTTCATGATCTTGGGCACCATCTTCATCGACTCTTCGGCGGTCAGCACCACGATCGGCAGCATCAGCACCGCCAGGGCCACACCGCCTGCCGGTGCCGAGTAGGTACCGGTGGTCATCACCACCAGGGCGTAGGCAAACACGCCGGCCAGGATCGACGGCAGGCCGGTAAGCATCTTGGCGGCAAAGCGCGCGGCGTTGGCCAGCTTGCTGTCCGGGCCTAGCTCGGCCAGGAACACCGCGGCCAGGATACCGACCGGTACCGCGATGGCGGCGGCAATACCGACCATGACGAACGTG
Protein-coding regions in this window:
- a CDS encoding porin, with translation MHNNKHLPPRFLAAAIASVSALGLSGVAEAEIMLYDKDQTTFSTDGYINAFYVNSKVDREGEQFDRRQSRVKMGFLPNYLGFNMGKQVDDLKLGARASFWVTINDSETNGTDTAIDVRQFYGTVANPEWGEVLIGKDFGLFARSNILLDELLAGYGQVSDTLGLVDGGGVSFGNIGSGYPYPFPTSQITYRTPVMDGLRVAVGIMDPVDTNDSSPTGKAYQENPRTESEITYQFDLGGAQIYSWVNGSYQTSDNTDSTVETITSKGVGYGVQAKMGGWSLTGSGFQAKGINPFFTNNAGEPVLRNVDSDGYLLQGSYKFGKNRVALSYGKTKDDGNGAVGSGADYETRGVALFHDINDNLKLVAEYNQFSIDGHDTSAQNEDTDTFAVGAVLTW
- the pstB gene encoding phosphate ABC transporter ATP-binding protein PstB; translation: MVSEATPIVMDCKLDKIFYGNFMAVRDSHVPIRKNEITGFIGPSGCGKSTVLRSLNRMNDLVKGFRFEGHVHFLGQDVYGKGVDPVVVRRYIGMVFQQPNPFSMSIFDNVAFGLRLNRYKGDLGDRVKHALQGAALWDEVKDKLKVSGLSLSGGQQQRLCIARAIATEPEVLLLDEPCSALDPIATRRVEELMVELKKDYTIALVTHNMQQAIRVADTTAFFSVDISQGTRTGYLVEMGPTAQIFQNPREQLTSDYISGKFS